In Papaver somniferum cultivar HN1 chromosome 1, ASM357369v1, whole genome shotgun sequence, a genomic segment contains:
- the LOC113304691 gene encoding uncharacterized protein LOC113304691, whose amino-acid sequence MSSTTPVKVGTRGTVGALVLQEIEYFSKLDSPCENSQGSQPQTNSGSGSCKAKFGSGSMTQKRKKKKDGGRFIPSICSVVEVVETNRLNRIHGVSYRNLRTDSKKLQG is encoded by the coding sequence ATGTCTTCTACAACTCCTGTTAAGGTAGGCACCAGAGGCACTGTTGGTGCCCTTGTCCTGCAGGAGATCGAGTATTTCTCCAAGCTTGATTCACCCTGCGAAAACTCTCAGGGATCCCAACCACAAACTAATTCGGGCAGTGGTAGTTGTAAAGCCAAATTTGGGTCTGGAAGTATGAcgcagaagaggaagaagaagaaagatggtGGCAGATTCATACCAAGTATCTGTTCTGTGGTGGAAGTTGTTGAAACCAACCGACTGAATAGGATTCATGGGGTAAGTTACAGGAACTTGAGAACTGATTCGAAGAAGTTGCAGGGTTAA
- the LOC113304683 gene encoding uncharacterized protein LOC113304683, which yields MVQSIEVRGGKGSIKVGTSGTISALMTRELESIKCRSQAKTSSGRKPPTNGGVAKMVQPRRTSNEVIGSRSGGGRYRSSNHNKNLEHIQKTKHNIQKNNHRIPMLGSENIALEGTPNREKASTRKVSYIVEIVDVKCGNPDRWSNPIKSRFKKLGFSKLSQSIG from the coding sequence ATGGTTCAGTCGATTGAAGTCAGGGGTGGCAAAGGCTCCATTAAAGTGGGGACAAGCGGGACTATCAGTGCCCTGATGACTAGGGAATTGGAGTCCATCAAGTGCAGATCACAGGCCAAGACATCCTCTGGTAGGAAACCTCCAACAAACGGTGGAGTTGCGAAAATGGTACAACCAAGAAGAACATCAAATGAGGTGATAGGTAGTAGAAGCGGTGGTGGAAGATATCGCAGCAGTAATCATAACAAAAATCTCGAGCATATCCAGAAAACAAAACACAACATTCAGAAGAATAACCATCGGATCCCGATGCTTGGCTCTGAGAATATTGCTTTAGAGGGGACTCCTAACAGAGAGAAAGCTAGTACTAGAAAAGTATCTTACATTGTTGAGATAGTAGACGTAAAATGCGGGAACCCAGATAGATGGTCAAATCCTATAAAGAGCCGGTTCAAGAAACTCGGTTTCTCAAAGCTCTCCCAGAGTATTGGGTAG